The Rhodothermus marinus DSM 4252 DNA segment TTTGACATTCCGGTTTTTTATCGCAGCCCGATCATCTCGCGCGTCAAGGAGGCCCGCCGTCGCCAGGATCCGCGCAAGAAGGACTTTTCGCCGACGGTGCTGGACTTCGGCCCGGTTCGCTTCAAGCTGGCGCGGCACTTCGGGTTCTGCTACGGGGTGGAACAGGCCGTCGAGATCGCCTACCGGGCGCTGGAGGAAAATCCGGGCCGTCGGATTTTTCTGCTCTCGGAGATGATCCACAATCCGCACGTCAACCGCGATCTGGAACAACGGGGCGTGCGCTTTCTGCGGACCACGCGCGGTGAGCAGCTCATCCCGTTCGATGTGCTCCGGCCCGACGACATCGTGATCATTCCCGCCTTCGGCACGACGCCTGAGATCGAAGCCGAGCTGGCCGCCCGGGGTGTGGACGTGCGCCGCTACGACACGACCTGTCCGTTCGTCGAGAAAGTGTGGAAACGCAGCAGCCAGCTTGGCCAGCGCGGCTACACGATCGTCATTCACGGCAAACGCTACCACGAGGAGACGCGGGCGACGTTCGCGCGGGCGGCCCGCGAGGCGCCCGTCGTCGTCGTGCGCGACCTGGAAGAGGCGGCCGATCTGGCCCGTGTCATCCGTGGCGAGGCCGACGCCGCGTTCTTCTACGAGCGGTTTCACGACCGCTACTCGGAAGGCTTCGACCCGGAGCGCGACCTGGTGCGCATCGGTGTGGTGAACCAGACTACCATGCTGGCCACCGAGACGCAGGCGATCGCCGAGCTGCTGCGCCAGGCCATGATCGACCGCTACGGACCGGAAAACCTGCACGAACACTTCGCCGACACGAGCGATACGCTCTGCTACGCCACGCACGAAAACCAGCAGGCCACGCGGGCACTGATCGACTCGGGCGGCGACCTGGCGCTGGTAGTGGGCGGCTACAACTCGTCGAATACGAGCCATCTGGTGGAGCTGTGCGCCGAGCGCATGCCCACCTACTTCGTGAAAGGGCCGGAGGAGCTGCTTTCGCCCGCACGCATCCGGCATTACGACCTGGAGCTCGGGGCCGTTCGGGAAACCGAAAACTGGCTGCCCGCGCACCGGCCCGTCGAGATCGTGCTGACGGCGGGGGCTTCGTGCCCGGACGCGCTGCTGGAAGCCGTATTGCAGCGTGTGCTGAGCTGGTTCGAGCCGGTGCGGCCCGTCGAGGAAGTGCTGGCCCCGTATCTGGAAGCCATCGCCTGAACGCGCATGGCCTGGTATCAGGAATGGTTTGACCGCGACGAGTACGAACTGGTCTACCAGCATCGTGATGAGCGCGAGGCCGAACAGGTGGTGGACCTGATCGAACGGCTGGTACGGCCGGCACCGGGGAGTGAAATTCTGGATGTGGGCTGTGGGCGCGGACGCCATGCGCGGGTGCTGGCCCGACGGGGCTATCGGGTGACCGGCATCGACGTGGCCGAGCGGGCGCTCCAGATCGCCCGTGAACGGGCCGAAGCCGAAGGGTTGCACCACGTGCGTTTCCTGCGGCACGACATGCGCGAACCGCTCTGCCGGGAATGCTTCGACGGCGTGGTGAACCTGTTCACGGCCTTCGGATTTTTCGAGGACGACGCCGACCACCTGCGGGCGCTTCAGGCGATGGCGACGGCGTTGCGTCCGGGCGGCTGGCTCGTGCAGGATTTTCTGAACGCCGATTACGTGCAGCGTCACCTGGTGCCGTGCGATCGGTTTCAACTGGACGGCGTCGAGGTGGTGCAGGAACGCTGGATCGAAAACGGGCGCGTCAACAAGCGCATTCGCCTGCGCCGAAACGGTGCCGAGCAGGTTTTCTACGAATCGGTCCGATTGCTCCGGCTTGAGGATTTTCAGAAGCTGTATCAGGAGGCCGGCCTGGACCTGCAGGCCACGCTCGGCGATTACACCGGACGGCCGTTCACTTCGGAAAGCCCCCGGTTGATTCTCTATGCGCGAAAAGCTGCGGTATAGCTGGGTGCTGGTGCTGGTGGGACTGCTCGGGTGCGATCTGTTTACGCCGCGCGAGCCCGAAGCGCCCGTCGCCGAAAGTGGCACGTTTTTGCAGCCCGACACACCCGAGCGCGTCGTGGAGAATCTGCAGGCGGCCATCGCCGAACGCAATGCCGGCAACTACGTGCGCTCGCTGGCCGAGGACTTTGCATTCGTGCCCACGGCTTCGGCGCAGAGCCGCGATCCGGCACTCTGGGCCGGATGGAATCGGGCGCGGGAAGAACAGTACTTCACGGCCATGGTGGCGGCCGTGACCCCTTCGGCCACCCCGCAGCTCCAGCTGAGCAACCAGACGGCCAGCTTCGAGAGCGAGAGCCGCTACGTGCTGGAGGCGACCTATCGGCTCACCGTGCCCCACACGCGCCCGGATGCGCCGACCATCGTCGAGGGCCGGCTGGTCTGGGAAATCGTCCAGCAACCCAGTGGACTCTGGGCGCTGTCGCGCTGGACCGACCGCCAGCAGGGCGAAACGCCTTCGTGGAGCGACCTGAAGCGGGCATTCGTGAACTGAACCCGGGTTCGGGCGGGCACGGAGGAAAGCCCCTGCAGAAAATGGCGAATTGAAGTAGGGGCGCACCACAGTGTGCGCCCGGATCATATCAGCTGGCGCCTATTCGTAGCGACGGAGGTGGAGCAGTGGCGGCCGTTCGGCCGGAACCAGCTCGAACGGAATCCGCCCCAGCAGACGGCCCGTCTCGGTGCGCACCTCGACGCGCCATCGGCCCGGTTGCACGTGCCGCTTGAACGTGTAGCCCCGGTAACCGTTGTCGCGGCCGCCCACCACCGCGTAGGCGATGGCATCCTGCGTGATCCACGCGCGACGGGTCGGATCGTACCGCTGCCAGACGTGCTGCACGCCCGTGCGCAGCTGCGTCGGCGCAAAAATCGCCGCAAAACAGAAGACCGTGTCGCCTTCGGTGTAATGGAAACGCGGGCTCACCCGCTGCCAGAATCGATACCAGGGGGCCGGCTCGTAATGAAGGATATACACGTCGCCTTCGCGGCGTACGTGGTGATAGACGCCGCCTTCGCGCAGCGCCAGCGGGACCGGTGGAATCCAGTTCAGCACATAGAGGCCGTTCAGCACCAGCACGAGCGCCAGCGCACTTCCCAGTAATGTGGCGGCCTGACGTCCGTGCACCACGCCGCGGCGCCGGAAGAGGTGGACCAGCAGTCCGACCGGTACCAGGCTGAGCAGGCCGGACAGCGCAAAGATCAGATCGTTCATGCGCCGGAGCACCACCGGCACGAAAAAGACGAAAAACGTGAAGCTGGCCAGCGTGTAGAGGAGCAGCAGCACGTAGAGGTTGAGCAGGCGGCGGTGAATGAACTCGTTGGCGACCAGCAGGGCGACCAGTCCGGCGAAAAACAGCCAGTGGGCAGGCAGCGTGGTGCTCTGGAAATAGAAGACCACGTAGGCACTGAAAAGTGCGCCGAAGAAGAATTGCAGTACGGCCGGAAAGTAGGGCCGAAGGCGCGTCAGGCGGGGTGCGGCCAGCTTCCCGTGCTCGACCAGGACGGCCAGGGCGAGCGCGATCCCCAAGATGAGCAGGTAGCCGAGCAGGATCAGGTTGTCGAGCCAGGCGTCGATGCGCCGCAGCGTGAGCGCATCCCAGGTGACGCCGCCCAGAAAAAATGCTGCCGGAAGCAGATGGCGAAAGCGGCCCAGCCGGGCGTCCAGCCGCTGCTGAAGTGTCTGCACGCGCTGCGTCAGCCCCATATCATTCCGGACGTTCCGGGAAGGCCGGGCGCACGGTCTGCGCCTGCGGCCGGGGCCGCGCTTCCGGCCGGCGCCAGAGCGGGACCGACGAACACGGCTCGCCGTACATCACCTTGCGGGCCACTTCCTGCAGCCGGAGCACCGCCTGCACGTAGGCATCGACCGGCACGATCTTGCTGGCACATCCCTTGACCACCACAATGCGGTCCCGGTACTTCGACCAGTCCTCCTGCTCCAGCGCCCGCACGAAATAGTTGCGCAGCAGGTCTTCCCGCCGTCCGAACGCCACGGAACGGGCAATGCCGTGCAGCTTCGTGGCCACGAGCATGTAAGCCCAGATGGGGACGATGGCGTCCGTCGAGCAGTAGATGGCCACGTGCTTGTCGGCGTACTGCGACCAGTCGTGCGCCTGCACCTGCTGGCGGAACGGCTTTTCGCGCAGGATCAATCCTTCTTCCAGAAACGGCGCCAGGTCCAGTTCGACGATCGGACGCTCGTCCCAGAGCGCCTCCAGGTTATAGACCACAATGTCGCTCTGCGCAACGCGGTTGACGATCGGTTCCATGGTCGATAGCAGCTCAGGTGGTTGACGTGGCGACGGAGCGCTGGCGAAGCCGACGTACGGCCGCCGTTAGTTGTTCAAGGGCCTCGTCGATGTCGGCCTCGGTGGTGAAACGTCCCAGGCTGATGCGGATCGTGCATTGCGCCTCGGCCTCACTGAGACCCATGGCGCGGAGCACGTGGCTGGGCTTGCCGCGACCCGAACCGCAGGCGCTGCCGGCCGAAAGTGCCAGCGTGCGCACGGTGGTCAGCAGGCGGTCGGCCCGAACGCCCGGGATCGTGACGCTGCTCGTCTGGGGTAGCCGTGGCGCCTGCGCTCCGTTGATGCGGACGTCGGGCAAAGCAGCCTGCAGCTCCCGCTCCAGCCGATCGCGCAGGTGTCGCAGGCGGCGGCTTTCGTCGGCCATTTCCCGGGCGGCCAGTTCGGCGGCCGCTCCCATGCCGACGATGGCCGGCACATTCAACGTCCCGCTGCGCAACCCCTGCTCGTGCCCGCCACCGTCCAGCAGGGGCACCAGGCGCAGCGGCGGGCGACGGCGTACGTAGAGCACGCCGGCACCTTTGGGGCCGTAGAACTTGTGCGCCGAGCAGACCAGCAGATCGATCCCCTCGACCGAGACCGGAATCTTCCCCACGGCCTGCGTGGCATCGACCAGGAGCGGCACACCGTGGGCCTGCGTGCGTCGGGCAACTTCCTCAATGGGATGCAGCACGCCCGTTTCGTTGTTGGCCCACATGACGGCCGCCAGGACGGTCTGCGGCGTCAGTGCCGTCTCCAGCGCGTCCGGATCCAGCCGCCCCTGCGCATCGACGGGCAGGTAGGTCACCTGCCAGCCCCTGCGTTCCAGGGCCCGGCAGGCTTCGAGCACGGCCGCGTGCTCGGTCTGGACTGTCACGATATGCTGCCCCCGGTGTCGGGAAGCCTCGGCCACCCCCTTGATGGCCAGGTTCAGCGCTTCGGTGGCGCCGCTGGTGAAGATCAGGCTGTCCGGCTCGGCCCCCAGCAGGGCCGCCACCTGCTCACGGGCGACCTCGACGGCCGCTTCGGCTTCCAGGCCGTAGGTGTGGCCCTTGCTGGCCGGATTGCCGAAGCGCTCGGTAAAGTACGGCAGCATGCGCTCCAGCACCCGCGGATCGACGGGGGTCGTGGCGTTGTAGTCCAGATAAACCGGTCGGCGCATGGGAATTTCGTCGGGGAACGGGACTGGAGTTGAAACGGAAGGGCCCGGGGGGAGTTTCGCAGGCAAAACGACGGCGGCGCCCTCAAGCGAAGACGCCGCCGCCTGTCCGTTCAACCGACCCGGCTGCCATCAGGTTGGTTGCTGAAATAATTTAGACTATATCTAAACAATATGCTGTGCAGATTCGGTGAAAACGTAAGGCCGTACCTGGCGGGCGGCGTGTTGCTTCTGGTGCTGCTTCTGGCAGCCTGCGGGGAGGTATCGACCGACCTTGAGATCGAGACCGAGCGCATCGTGGCCGGGGTGGACCTGAACCAGCTCTTTGCACCGCCCACGGCGCAGGAACGACAGCAGGTGCTCGACGAGTGGGCAGCCCGCGAGGTGGCTGCCCGCAACGCGCAGGAGGTTGCCCGGGCTTCGCTTGAACTCGACGGAACGTCCGTGACGCTGCAGATCCTGCACCATACGGTGCAGGGGCAGCGACATGTGGGGGCGGTGGTGGTGCCCGACAGTTTGCAGGGGCCGGCGCCCGTGCTGGTATGGCTGCACGGCGGCGATGCAGGCGTGCGACTGGAGACCGACGTCTGGCCGCTGGTCGACAGTCTGGACCTGCGCCGCTTCGTGCTGGTGATCCCGGCGTTCCGCGGCGAAGCGCTGGCCTACCAGGGGCTTACCTTTTCGGCCGAGGGTGCGCGCAATCCCTGGGACGGCGACGTGGACGATGCCCTGGCGCTGCTCAACGTCGTGCTGGCCCGGGTGCCGATGGCCGACGCGGGGCGTATTGTGGTGTTCGGAATGGATCGCGGGGCTACCGTGGCGTTGCTGATGGCCGTGCGGGACGCGCGTATTCAGACGGCGATCGGTGTGGCCGGCCTGACGGATTTCTTCGGGGCGTTCATGCAGCAGGTCGTCGAGGAAGCCCTGCAGGGGACGGTCCGGCCCGCGCCGGGACTGGCCGCCTTCAGCGAGCAGGTGCTCGTGCCGCTTCGGGACGGCACGCTCTCGATGGCCGAGGCGCGGCGGGCCCTGCTGCGGCGCTCGCCCGTCTGGTTCGCCGATCGGATCCCGGCGGGCCAGTGGCACCATGGCCTTCAGGATCCGGTAATTCCGGCCTCGGAGGCCGAACGCCTCGCTTCGGTCCGCCCTGCGTCGTTCCAGGTGTACCTGTACGAAAGCGAAGCGCATGATCTGATTTCGCTACCCGGCAGCCTGGAGCGCATTCGGGCGTTGCTGGACGAACTGGCTGGAGCGAACCCATGAATGCGGCGACTTTCCATGTTCATCCGGTCCGCAACGAAGAAGAATGGGCGCAGGCCCGGGCCATTCGGGCGCGCGTGTTTATCGAAGAGCAGGGTTGTCCGCCCGAAGAGGAATGGGACGGATTTGACGAAGTGAGCCGCCATTTTCTGGGATGGGTTGGCGAGGTGCCGGTGGCGACGGCACGCTGGCGCGTGGTGCCCTTCAACGAACGTCTGGTGGCCAAGCTGGAGCGCTTTGCCGTGCTGCCGGAATACCGCGGGCGGGGCTACGGTCGCGCACTGGTGCAGTACGTGATGGAAGACGCGCGGCGGGCCGGATTCACGACGCTGCTGATCCACGCGCAGGCCCATCTGGAGCGCTTCTACGAAAGTCTGGGCTTTCGGAGTACCGGCCATCGCTTCATGGAGGCAGGCATTCCGCATGTGCAGATGATCTGGCAGCAATAAAAAAGCGCCGACCGGCCGAAGCCGATCGGCGCCTGAGGTGCTGCCATGAAGGAATTATAGCTGGGCCTGCACGAGCGCTGGATTGATCCGAACGGTCGCTTTGGCCAGCAATTCTTCGAGCAGGTGCTGCACGGCTTCCTGCTTGCGTTCCTGCAGGAGCTGCTCGCGGGCTTCGGCCGCGTCCATGGGCGTGCCCTGACGGCGCTCCAGCAGGCGGATCAGGTGATAGCCGAAGCGGGTGCGCACCGGTTCGGTCGTCACGTCGCCGGAGTCACGCAGCGCAAAGGCCGCCTCCTCGAAAGGCTCGACGGTCTCGCCGCGCCGGATGAAGCCCAGATCGCCGCCTTCCTGCGCGCTACCGTCCTCACTGTGGCGGCGGGCCATTTCGGCAAAGTCGGCGCCGGACCGGATGCTGTCGAGCACGGCCTGCGCGCGGGCCTTCACGGCGGCGGCTTCCTCTTCGGAGGCGTTCGGTGCCAGGCGGAAGAGGATGTGCTGCACATGCACCTCCTCGGCCTGCTGCTGGCGGAACTGCTCGACTTCGTCGTCGGTGGGCGGTGTGGCGCGCGATTCAATCTGCTCCCGGAATGTCCGTTGCCGGACCATCTGCGCGATCATGCCGCGCAGCGAGTCCTCGGTCAGCCCGTCCTGCGTCAGCGCTTCCTGAAAAGCCTCGGGGCTGGGGAAGCGGGCCCGGATCTGCTCCAGCTCCTGCTCGACGGCGGCCGGATCGGCCTGGATGCCTTGCCGGGCGATCTCACCGTCGACCACGTGGCGCACGATGAAGTCTTCGATGATGCTCTTGTGCACTTCCGGCATCAGGGCCGGGTTCATCTGGATCTGCGGATAGCGCTGCAGGATGAAGCTGAGCTGCTGGCGAAATTCCTCGGCGGTCAGCGTGTCGGAGCCGTATTCCGAGGTGACGATGGCCGCCACCGTCGAATCGGACACCGGCGCACCCACCTGATAGGAGCGATCCTCGTCGCTGCTGGTGGCATTGGCTTCGGTATCCTGTGCGCGGCAGCCCAGAAGGAGCAGCAACGTCAGGCTCAGCAGGGCCGGCAGGCGAAGCAGGCGGCCTGCGTGCAGCAACAGTGCGGAAAACATAAAAGCAACCTGTTATGATGAAGGTACGGGGAAAGACAACGGCAGTGCAACGGAGCGTCCGCCGATTAGATCCGGACGGCGGTGGCTTTCCGCAAAAAAACGTTCAAGCGAAACCCGAAAGTGGCTTTGTGCGTTTGCAGCAGCGGTTTTTCGCTATGTGCCGCGTTCGTCTAGGGGTCTAGGACGCCAGCCTCTCACGCTGGTAACACGGGTTCGAATCCCGTACGCGGTACCACGCCCGCCGATCGACTGGTCGGCGGGCTTTTTTTGTGCGAACGAAACGATGTTGTATTCGTTTTAGCTTTTGAAAAACAACATATTGCGGGGATGGAAAAGCAGCGTGGAAAACAGCCGACCAAGAAAGCGCAGATCCTTTCGCTTTATCGATCCGGCATTCAGAACGTGGAGGATCTGGCATTGCTGACGGGAAGCCGACCCAGCTACGTCGGCGCCGTGCTGCGCGAGGCCGGACTGGCACCGGGCTACGTGGATCTGTACACGTCGACCCGGCACCCGGTGAACGTCTATTCGCGCTACTTTGCCGGCAGACTGGGCTATCGGGATGTGGAGACGGCCCGTGAGAGTGTGGCGCTGATCGATCAGCTCTACCGCCAGTTTGCCCGCACAGGCGACCGGGCGGGTCAGCACCATGCGATGGTGATGGCGCTGACCATGTTCAACCGGGCACGCTGGTCGGGCAAGCAGGACGCGGCCGAGGTCTATCGCCGGTGGCTGCTACGCCAGTTGCGGGCAGGACGCCCGCGTCGCGCGGAAAAGCCTGAAAGCGCCTCGGCTACCTGAACAAAAAAGAAGCCCGGCCACAGGGCCGGGCTTCCGTGGGGTGGTGGTTCGGGGGACGCGGCTACCGCATCAGCACCATGGAGCGCGTCTGCACCTGGTTGCCCACACGCAGGCGGTAGAGATACAGGCCGCTGGCGGCCGGACGACCGGCCTCGTCCGTGGCATCCCAGATCGCCTCGTGCTGGCCGGGCGACAGCATGCCCTGCACGAGCGTGCGCACCCGCTGTCCGAGCACGTTATAGATTTCCAGCGTGACGGGTTGCGGCGCCGTGCCGCTGAGCGTGAAGCGGATGGTGGTCTGCTGGCGGAACGGGTTCGGGTAGCTGGGGGCCAGCTCGAAGGTACCGGGCAGGGCCGGCGCTTCGGTCGTGGTCGTCGAGGGCGTGCCCAGCACCGTCACGTAGTCGGCCGTGTAGGTGGTGCCGGCCGTGGTGGCGCCGGTCTTGCCGGCCGAAGCCGGGCGGCGCCCGTAGACGATCACCTGCTGTCCGGCCTGCACATCGCTCCAGGCGATGGGGCGCTGCTGCTCGTCCACCACCACGGTCTGCGCGTCGATCAGGAACGTCATCTGTTGCACGACCACGGCATCGGCGCGCACGCTATCGGCCTGGCCGGTGGCGGCAACGAAGTCCTCCAGCTTGATTTCCAGCGCCACCAGTCCCAGGCCGGGCTGAATTGTCGCTTTCACCTCGACGATCTGGCCGGTCTGCAGGTCGGCCAGCGTGATGGGCGTGCCGTCATGGGCCAGAATCTGCGTGTTGGCGTCCACGAACACGGTCAGTCCGGCCACGATCAGGCTGTCGGCACCCAGCGCTTCGATGGTGCCCTTGAACTCCACCTCCTGTGCGTCCTCACCGGTCAGCACCCGGATGCGCATGGCCCAGTAGGTGCCGTCGGGATGCACCACGGCGCGCACGCGCACCACCGTACCTACCTGCAGGTCGCTCAGCGTGGCCTGCTGGCCCTGCGCATCGATCACGTACACGCCGGGGCGTGCGTGGAAGACCAATCCCGCCACGGTTAGCGTGCTGTCGGTCAGCGCTTCGATGGGACCGCGCACGTCCACGACCGGATGGAACGCCTTGCGCACTTTGATCTTCGTGGCCAGCAGCGTGCCGTCGGGCTGAATCAGCGCCTTGACCTTGACGAGCATGCCCACCTGCAGGTCGGCCAGCGTGAGCGGCCGGTCCCAGGCATCTTCGATCACCGTATTGTTGTTCACGCGGAAGGTCAGACCGCCCACGACCAGGCTGTCGCCGCCGATCGCTTCGATCCGACCCACCAGCTCAAATTCGTGCTGTTCCACTTCTTCCACCTCGATCTCCAGCGCGAAAAGCAGGCGATGCCGCAGGTCGAAGTAGCCCTTGACCTCGACGAACTGGCCCACCTGCAGGTCGGTAAACGACAGCAGCTGGTCGTCTTCGCCGTGGATGCGCGTCAGGTTGGTCACCCGGAAGGTCAGACCGCCCACGGTCAGTGTGCTGTCGGTCAGCGTCCGGATGAAGCCCTTGATTTCTACCTTTCGGCGGTGCACTTCCACATGCGCCTCGTTTTTGACCTCGATTTCCGTGGCCAGCAACTGACCGTCTTGGCCAATCCGGGCCTTGACCTCGACCAGCATACCCACCTGCAGATCGGCCAACGTGAGCGCCTGGTCTTCTTCGCCGTGAATGCGCGTGTGGGCGGTCACCCGGATCCGGAAGTCCCGCACCACGAGGACGGAATCCTGGAGTTGCAGGATGGGCCCGGTAATTTCGATCTCCGGCAGATCCTCTCCACCTTCGCCGCCCGGCATCCCTGCCTCGATCCGAAGGGCGATGAACTGTTCGTTCTGCACCTCACCTTCGACTTCCACGTAGCGGCCGAGGGCCAGTTCGCCTTCGATCTCGGTCTGCGTGGTCAGCCAGAAGGTGAAGCCCTGTACGACCAGGCTATCTTCACTCAGGGCATGGATGCGTCCGCGGGCTTCCACGCGGTCCGGCCGGTCTTCGGCATGCTCCAGCTCGATCTTGTGCGCGTAGTAGAAGCCGTCCGAGCCCAGGTAGCCTTCAATCTCCACGCGCTGTCCCACGGTGAGCTGCCCGAATGGGATGGGCTGCTCCATCGTGTTGTAGATGCGCGTCAGCGCGGTGACCCGGAACGTGACGCCGTGCAGCGTCAGATCGGCTTCGCCGATTGCCTCGACGGTTCCTTCCAGCGAAACGCCGGGTCGATCGTCGGCGCGGGCGGTGCCCGCCAGCAGTCCCAGCAGCAGGGCTACCGCCAGGGTCGTAGCGATGCGTTGCATGATCGCCTCCATCTGGTCTGGTGAAACACAATACGTGACGCTTAATGGTTGTTGCAACAACGGTGCCAGTAACAGATCTGCACAAAATGGGCTGAAAAATGGCGAATGGGTGCGAAAAGAAGCAATGAGAGGTGTGCAACATGTGCACACTATAGTTCAACAAGGATTAAAGGTTGCGCGTGCTTTTCTGTGCTATCTTTAAAAAAATGCCGCCGGAACTCCCGGCAGTGCCTCAGGTTGAGAGAAAACGCTGAGTTGATGTGCGTCTGAAACGGCCGAGGTTATGGCAGGAGAGCCGCTGTTGAAGACCGAGCGGGTGCGCAAGGTCTACGATCCGCAGGAGATTGAGCCCCGCTGGTATGCCTACTGGGAGGCGAACAACTTTTTCCGGGCGGAAATCCGACCCGACAGAACGCCTTTCGTGATCATGATGCCGCCGCCCAACGTAACCGGGCGGCTTCACATGGGCCATGCGCTGCAGGACACGATCCAGGACGCGCTGACGCGCATCCGGCGCATGCAGGGCTACGAAGCGCTCTGGCTGCCGGGCATCGACCACGCGGGCATTGCCACGCAGAACGTGGTCGAGCGCGAGCTGCGCGAGAAAGAGGGCAAGACGCGGCACGATCTGGGCCGCGAGGCCTTCCTGCAGCGCGTCTGGCAGTGGAAGGAGGAGTACGGCGACATCATCCTCCAGCAGAAGCGCCGGCTGGGCGACTCCTGCGACTGGTCACGCACGCGCTTCACGATGGATGAGGGCTTCACGCGGGCCGTGCAGGAGGCCTTCATCCGACTCTACAACGAGGGACTCATCTACCGGGGCGACTACCTGGTCAACTGGTGTCCGGTGGACCAGACCGCGCTGTCGGACGAGGAGGTGGACAACGTCGAGCAGGACGGCCACCTCTGGTATATCCGCTACCCGCTTGTTGACGGCAGCGGCTACATTACGATCGCCACGACGCGCCCCGAGACGATGCTGGGCGACACGGCCGTGGCCGTGCATCCCGAAGACGAGCGCTACCGCCACCTGATCGGCAAGAAGGTGCGGCTTCCGCTCATCGGGCGCGAAATCCCGATCATTGCCGATGAGCACGTCAAGCGAGACTTCGGCGCAGGCGCCCTCAAGATCACACCCGGCCACGACAAGAACGACTTTGAAATCGGCCAGCGCCACGGCCTTCCGATCATCAACATCATGAACCCGGACGGCACCATCAACGAAAACGGTGGGCCGTATGCGGGTCTGGATCGCTTCGAAGCGCGCAAGCGCATCGTCGAGGACCTGCGGGCGCAGGGGCTGCTCGAAAAGGTGGAGCCCTACCGCCACACGGTGCCCATTTCCAGCCGCTCGAAG contains these protein-coding regions:
- a CDS encoding DUF5666 domain-containing protein, with amino-acid sequence MQRIATTLAVALLLGLLAGTARADDRPGVSLEGTVEAIGEADLTLHGVTFRVTALTRIYNTMEQPIPFGQLTVGQRVEIEGYLGSDGFYYAHKIELEHAEDRPDRVEARGRIHALSEDSLVVQGFTFWLTTQTEIEGELALGRYVEVEGEVQNEQFIALRIEAGMPGGEGGEDLPEIEITGPILQLQDSVLVVRDFRIRVTAHTRIHGEEDQALTLADLQVGMLVEVKARIGQDGQLLATEIEVKNEAHVEVHRRKVEIKGFIRTLTDSTLTVGGLTFRVTNLTRIHGEDDQLLSFTDLQVGQFVEVKGYFDLRHRLLFALEIEVEEVEQHEFELVGRIEAIGGDSLVVGGLTFRVNNNTVIEDAWDRPLTLADLQVGMLVKVKALIQPDGTLLATKIKVRKAFHPVVDVRGPIEALTDSTLTVAGLVFHARPGVYVIDAQGQQATLSDLQVGTVVRVRAVVHPDGTYWAMRIRVLTGEDAQEVEFKGTIEALGADSLIVAGLTVFVDANTQILAHDGTPITLADLQTGQIVEVKATIQPGLGLVALEIKLEDFVAATGQADSVRADAVVVQQMTFLIDAQTVVVDEQQRPIAWSDVQAGQQVIVYGRRPASAGKTGATTAGTTYTADYVTVLGTPSTTTTEAPALPGTFELAPSYPNPFRQQTTIRFTLSGTAPQPVTLEIYNVLGQRVRTLVQGMLSPGQHEAIWDATDEAGRPAASGLYLYRLRVGNQVQTRSMVLMR